A stretch of Babylonia areolata isolate BAREFJ2019XMU chromosome 23, ASM4173473v1, whole genome shotgun sequence DNA encodes these proteins:
- the LOC143297923 gene encoding frizzled-4-like, which produces MVCGMVVCYSSGQMGAYDPKATSPSPSATLSCPHHPSPRCRWWWLRRSRRRREAVGILGMTTVVWTLAVCLLLSQHVPATEATEAVRTCEPIRFQMCKGLGYNVTGMPNLVGHKDQQDASLQLQTFTPLIQYGCSNQLKFFLCSVYVPMCTEKVIEPIGPCRPMCESVRRRCQPVLNEFGYPWPAALNCSKFPPRNDQNHMCMDGPEESEVQEPYKPHSRGGGGSGGGVGGGRRTTMYPDLPPGSAVGSSHLHHLRKCSKYENAAKYVYINRTERCALLCGQDDAFSAEDKRFADVWMAIWAGVCFLSTLFTVLTFLIDSQRFKYPERPIIFLSMCYNIYSIAYIVRLIAGREDIACDLESQSGRSILIQEGLENTDCAIVFLLLYFFGTASSLWWVVLTFTWFLSAGLKWGHEAIQLHSSYFHLAAWALPAIKTIVILVMRDVDGDELTGVCYVGNQNTTTLMGFAVAPLIVYLLLGVSFLAAGFLALFKIRQQVRSDGVKTDKLEVLMVRIGIFSVLYTVPAVCLVGCLLYEYARRDSWYLREGHTSPNIEIFMLKLFMSLVVGITSGMWVWSSKTLASWKAFLDKLCLRGRGARGGVGGAGGGGEGRKSGIEYSVPIHHYQQVPVKPHHPHHHPHHHQSSRTIRMEKAASSKRGKSDSETIV; this is translated from the coding sequence AtggtgtgtgggatggtggtgtGCTACTCATCAGGCCAGATGGGCGCCTACGACCCCAAggccacctccccctctccctccgccacccTCTCCTGTCCTCACCACCCCAGCCCtcggtgcaggtggtggtggctgaggaggagtaggaggaggagggaggccgTGGGCATCCTGGGGATGACGACGGTGGTGTGGACCCTGGCTGTGTGCCTCCTCCTGTCACAACACGTGCCGGCCACCGAGGCCACAGAAGCGGTGCGCACGTGCGAGCCCATCCGGTTCCAGATGTGCAAAGGGCTGGGCTACAACGTGACGGGCATGCCCAACCTGGTGGGCCACAAGGACCAGCAGGACGCCTCCCTCCAGCTGCAGACCTTCACGCCGCTCATCCAGTACGGATGCTCAAACCAGCTCAAGTTCTTCCTCTGCTCCGTCTACGTGCCCATGTGCACGGAGAAGGTGATCGAGCCCATCGGCCCTTGTCGGCCCATGTGCGAGAGCGTGCGGCGGCGCTGCCAGCCCGTGCTGAACGAGTTCGGCTACCCCTGGCCCGCCGCCCTCAACTGCTCCAAGTTCCCGCCGCGCAACGACCAGAACCACATGTGTATGGACGGCCCTGAGGAGTCGGAGGTGCAGGAGCCCTACAAGCCCCACTCCCGGGGCGGCGGCGGaagtggtgggggcgtgggaggggggaggaggaccaCCATGTACCCCGACCTGCCCCCAGGGTCTGCCGTGGGGTCCAGTCACCTCCATCACCTGCGCAAGTGCAGCAAGTACGAGAACGCCGCCAAGTACGTTTACATCAACCGGACAGAGCGCTGCGCCTTGCTGTGCGGGCAGGACGACGCCTTCTCCGCCGAGGACAAACGCTTCGCCGACGTGTGGATGGCCATCTGGGCCGGGGTGTGCTTCCTGTCCACGCTTTTCACCGTCCTCACTTTCCTCATCGACTCTCAGCGCTTCAAGTACCCCGAGCGGCCCATCATCTTCCTGTCCATGTGCTACAACATCTACAGCATCGCCTACATCGTGCGCCTGATCGCCGGCCGGGAGGACATCGCCTGCGACCTGGAGAGCCAGAGCGGCAGGAGCATCCTGATCCAGGAGGGGCTGGAGAACACGGACTGTGCCATCGTCTTCCTGCTGCTCTACTTCTTCGGCACGGCCAGCTCGCTGTGGTGGGTGGTGCTGACCTTCACCTGGTTCCTCTCCGCGGGGCTCAAGTGGGGCCACGAGGCCATCCAGCTGCACAGCTCCTACTTCCACCTGGCCGCCTGGGCGCTGCCCGCCATCAAGACCATCGTCATCCTCGTCATGCGCGACGTGGACGGGGACGAGCTCACCGGGGTGTGTTACGTGGGAAACcagaacaccaccaccctcatggGCTTCGCTGTGGCCCCGCTCATCGTGTACCTGCTGCTGGGCGTGTCCTTCCTGGCCGCCGGATTCCTGGCGCTCTTCAAGATCCGCCAGCAGGTGCGCAGCGACGGCGTCAAGACGGACAAGCTGGAGGTGCTGATGGTGCGGATCGGCATCTTCTCCGTGCTGTACACCGTGCCGGCCGTCTGCCTGGTGGGCTGCCTGCTGTACGAGTACGCCCGGCGAGACTCGTGGTACCTGCGGGAGGGCCACACGTCGCCCAACATCGAGATCTTCATGCTCAAACTGTTCATGTCCCTGGTGGTGGGCATCACCAGCGGCATGTGGGTGTGGTCCTCCAAGACCCTGGCCTCGTGGAAGGCCTTCCTGGATAAGCTCTGCCTGCGGGGCCGCGGGGcccgggggggtgtggggggtgccgGCGGCGGCGGCGAGGGCCGCAAGTCGGGTATCGAGTACAGCGTGCCCATCCACCACTACCAGCAGGTGCCCGTCAAgccgcaccacccccaccaccacccccaccaccaccagtcctcGCGGACCATCCGCATGGAGAAAGCCGCCAGCTCCAAGCGCGGCAAGTCCGATTCCGAAACCATcgtgtga